One Flagellimonas sp. CMM7 genomic region harbors:
- a CDS encoding restriction endonuclease, producing the protein MTNSYKIGHNYKDILSVSRENDQFVSWFSLDESGIGNSGGIRAAKYLNIVSHLPCYIVLITRTISHRWYNPWEDIVDYSTGFIFYWGDAKFSSKKNYEQFRGNKHLRNVFDKVLENKLSEVPPILHFSKVKSGLVKFNGLCALTNLELTWFEDKGNPVKNYRCELTILDIEQVQLSWLHGRVNCKAEEALNEKAPKVWRDYIKGNIKKLDIWSKSLYSKEEQLPSEDSKEASLLKKINKLNPTQFEAFVVELFRNLPHVNHKIIRTRPTADGGFDFYGRFTIPYPIKYEIEFLGEAKKFARNNAVQPKHVSRLVARLNRGQYGLFVTTSYYTKQTQKEVLEDGYPVRLFSGNDLINIMHELRLIEDGKIKKGWLETIIKETL; encoded by the coding sequence TTGACGAATAGTTACAAAATAGGACATAATTACAAGGACATTTTAAGTGTTTCTAGGGAAAATGACCAATTTGTCTCGTGGTTTTCCTTAGATGAAAGTGGCATTGGTAATTCCGGTGGTATTAGAGCGGCAAAATATTTGAATATTGTTTCTCATCTACCTTGTTATATAGTATTGATAACTAGAACTATTTCTCACAGGTGGTATAATCCATGGGAAGATATTGTTGACTATTCAACTGGATTTATTTTTTATTGGGGAGATGCAAAGTTCAGTAGTAAAAAAAATTACGAACAATTTAGAGGGAACAAACATTTGCGAAATGTTTTTGATAAGGTATTAGAAAACAAACTAAGTGAAGTGCCACCAATTTTACATTTCTCGAAAGTAAAAAGTGGATTGGTAAAATTTAATGGTTTATGCGCTTTAACCAATCTGGAATTGACTTGGTTTGAAGACAAAGGAAATCCTGTTAAAAACTATCGTTGTGAATTGACAATACTTGATATTGAACAAGTCCAACTTTCATGGCTTCATGGCCGAGTAAATTGTAAGGCAGAGGAAGCCCTAAATGAAAAAGCTCCAAAAGTCTGGAGAGATTATATCAAAGGGAATATTAAAAAGCTAGATATCTGGTCCAAAAGCCTTTATAGTAAGGAGGAGCAACTACCTAGTGAAGATAGCAAAGAAGCTTCTTTGTTAAAAAAAATCAACAAGCTTAACCCAACTCAATTTGAAGCCTTCGTTGTTGAGCTATTTCGTAATCTACCACATGTAAATCATAAAATCATACGGACTAGGCCAACCGCTGATGGGGGATTTGATTTTTACGGACGCTTTACTATACCATATCCAATAAAGTATGAGATTGAATTTTTAGGTGAAGCAAAAAAGTTTGCTCGAAATAATGCAGTGCAACCTAAACACGTATCAAGATTGGTTGCAAGACTAAATCGTGGTCAATATGGTTTGTTTGTGACTACTTCTTATTATACAAAACAAACACAAAAAGAAGTTTTAGAGGATGGTTATCCGGTTAGACTTTTTTCGGGAAATGATTTAATAAACATTATGCATGAGTTAAGACTAATTGAAGATGGAAAAATAAAAAAAGGATGGCTTGAAACGATTATAAAAGAAACTCTGTGA
- a CDS encoding N-acetylmuramoyl-L-alanine amidase, with translation MILLLKMCFVFGQKKVVVIDPGHGGIDSGAIGVNGIYEKDVVLNIAKEVLNLNKFFFDNELDIYLTRYNDTLISLSDRSRLTESLKADVFVSLHCNASQNNSRGMEVYVHHSKNKESIAFGVSILNESTEKLGFDKRGVKFANFQVLRETISYCPSILVEMGFMTNMDEADYYLKAKNIRAMALAVLMGILNYLNAGL, from the coding sequence ATGATTTTACTTCTGAAAATGTGTTTCGTTTTTGGTCAGAAAAAAGTCGTGGTCATCGACCCTGGGCATGGTGGAATTGATTCGGGTGCCATTGGTGTAAATGGTATTTATGAAAAGGATGTGGTTTTAAATATTGCCAAAGAGGTTTTAAACCTGAACAAATTCTTTTTTGATAACGAATTGGATATCTATTTGACCCGATATAATGATACGCTCATTTCATTATCGGATAGAAGTAGATTGACTGAAAGTTTAAAAGCGGATGTATTTGTGTCGTTACATTGTAATGCTTCGCAGAACAATTCCAGAGGTATGGAGGTTTATGTACATCATTCAAAAAACAAAGAGTCTATTGCTTTTGGGGTTTCTATTCTGAATGAAAGCACCGAAAAGCTAGGTTTTGACAAACGAGGTGTCAAGTTTGCCAACTTTCAGGTTTTACGAGAAACCATTTCGTATTGTCCCTCCATACTTGTGGAAATGGGGTTTATGACCAATATGGATGAAGCCGATTATTATCTGAAGGCTAAAAATATCAGGGCTATGGCGTTGGCTGTTTTGATGGGGATTTTGAATTATTTAAATGCTGGATTGTGA
- a CDS encoding DNA cytosine methyltransferase, with protein MAIPVIDIFAGPGGLGEGFTSIVNDDNERKFEIALSIEKEYYAHQTLTLRSFYRQFDLGEAPEDYYRLLKGEITLEELYERWPEQAQFAKNDAWLAELGDGENSISPEEVDTRIIQALDGEENWLLIGGPPCQAYSVVGRSRRQEKILDGKKDERVELYKQYLRILAVHNPSIFIMENVKGLLSAETEESPVFARILEDLKNPVASYELDYGENDEALACPGYNVFSLTSRPLSFDIEGNPVNKHKDYIIQSENFGIPQTRHRVILLGIRKGYEITPDVLQSQDEVPISDVLNGLPRLRSGLSKIQDLNENWLNVVTQIADTKLLSQVGSKVGDEIARQVNRLRLPQKGIGSNFIGYRNVSPTYNPDWFIDNRIGGVCNHQSRGHMESDLHRYFFASCFAKVKKKSPRLEDFPASLLPNHKNVQEGIKDKKFADRFRVQILNKPSKTITSHISKDGHYYIHPDATQCRSLTVREAARIQSFPDNYYFCGPRTAQFVQVGNAVPPLLAKKIAIIVDDMFQQIEEEVQETQLSETI; from the coding sequence ATGGCCATACCAGTAATTGATATATTTGCTGGTCCCGGTGGTTTAGGCGAGGGTTTTACAAGTATAGTCAATGATGATAACGAAAGAAAGTTTGAAATAGCCTTATCCATTGAAAAGGAATACTATGCTCATCAAACACTTACTTTAAGAAGTTTCTATCGTCAATTTGACCTAGGTGAAGCACCAGAGGATTATTATAGATTGCTCAAAGGTGAAATCACCCTAGAAGAATTGTATGAAAGATGGCCAGAGCAGGCTCAATTTGCAAAAAATGATGCTTGGTTGGCTGAACTAGGCGATGGAGAGAACTCTATTTCTCCAGAAGAAGTGGATACTCGGATAATACAAGCATTGGATGGAGAAGAAAACTGGTTGCTCATAGGTGGACCGCCTTGTCAGGCATATTCCGTAGTAGGTAGATCAAGGCGTCAAGAAAAAATTCTAGACGGGAAGAAAGATGAAAGAGTTGAGCTTTACAAACAATATTTGAGGATTTTGGCTGTCCATAATCCATCCATTTTCATAATGGAAAATGTGAAAGGATTATTATCTGCGGAAACCGAAGAGAGCCCAGTTTTTGCCCGTATTCTTGAAGACTTGAAAAACCCAGTCGCATCCTATGAATTGGACTATGGCGAGAATGATGAAGCACTTGCTTGCCCCGGTTATAATGTATTTTCTTTAACATCAAGGCCATTATCGTTTGATATTGAAGGCAATCCGGTTAACAAGCATAAGGACTATATCATACAATCAGAAAATTTCGGTATTCCTCAAACTAGACATAGGGTTATCCTGCTGGGAATACGAAAGGGTTATGAGATTACTCCAGATGTTCTTCAATCACAAGATGAGGTGCCTATATCTGATGTTCTTAACGGCCTTCCAAGACTTAGAAGTGGTCTTTCAAAAATTCAAGATTTAAATGAAAACTGGCTTAACGTAGTTACTCAGATTGCTGACACAAAACTATTAAGTCAAGTAGGGTCTAAGGTTGGAGATGAAATTGCCCGTCAAGTAAATAGATTGAGACTTCCTCAAAAAGGAATTGGATCTAACTTTATTGGTTATAGGAATGTCAGCCCAACATATAATCCCGATTGGTTTATTGATAATAGGATAGGTGGGGTTTGTAATCATCAATCAAGAGGTCACATGGAAAGCGATTTACACCGTTATTTTTTCGCATCATGCTTTGCCAAAGTGAAGAAAAAATCTCCAAGACTAGAGGACTTTCCAGCATCACTATTACCAAATCACAAAAATGTTCAAGAGGGAATCAAGGATAAGAAATTTGCCGATCGTTTTAGGGTACAAATCTTAAACAAACCTAGCAAAACAATTACCAGCCACATTTCAAAAGACGGGCATTATTATATTCATCCGGATGCTACACAATGCAGAAGTCTAACGGTTAGAGAGGCTGCCCGAATTCAGTCTTTTCCGGACAATTACTATTTCTGCGGCCCCAGAACAGCACAATTTGTTCAAGTAGGGAATGCAGTTCCTCCCCTACTTGCAAAAAAAATAGCAATTATAGTTGATGATATGTTTCAGCAAATTGAAGAAGAAGTTCAAGAAACTCAGCTATCAGAAACCATATAA
- a CDS encoding Z1 domain-containing protein: MKEEYIEKRHKLAMDFAEMAILAKRNEDLEKFEEYSKKAMEYEKQAAIELFSEQIEPTRSVLFRSAGHLALDNADYIEAQKLYEYALEGNPPTEISTELRELKVEIDRIKLENEKFTEFIITLLKGKKIPIDQTDIDDAFKRAMLAFRKQDINEPHIRKYIEQQYTIESDPYTILDEGYSPWIDKSTKQNWKYWNRYKQFLQKEEQYAPDTIDKIDDITDDILDHLKNPLEDGSWDKRGMVVGHVQSGKTSNYLALINKAADTGYKIIIVLTGMYNDLRAQTQFRIDKGFLGFDTQVERRLVASNKWGVGNYDSSLIPTPLTSSDLDGDFQRSPVPIDGIGPFVFVIKKNKSVMEKLIRQLASSGESISDNKKVIRYSALIIDDEADNASINVSKDSVSTINGLIRSLLSLFQKSGYVGYTATPFANIFIPVPDNFQSIEPGVNVNQPDFFRQSGEDLFPRDFIINIPPPSNYIGPKQVFGIDTNLVEDLEEAYKPLPIVNEVNDYDTSIPDRHKHWDSLPEFLPNSLKYAIKCFILSCAIRRTRGHFTKHNSMLVHVTRFVRWQDKIAYLINEELKSYQRQIEYKEGDIFSELKKIWETNYATVTDSIILDERYDDPFIKNHQWYEIESQVHKAASKIEVRAVHGNKNETELKHKNITPLDYYDNRNNGLSVIAVGGNKLSRGLTLEGLTISYYLRASKMYDTLMQMGRWFGYRPGYLDLCRVFTSKELKQWYRFITIASNELREDFEEMNNLRKSPREFGLKVRQHPDVLKITATNKFRYSHNMVLSFSDKLRETSRFIRDRNIIENNFNHTVDFINNLGYPVNNNHQPYVWQSENNFNQVINFLKGYIREENPIENEKIIEYIEKQASNNNLTNWSICLVSTKKNAEDVHFKIEGVPVPLGLTMRTDIEKGEGKYYIMAKSHIIDPRHEFVDIPEDSPIYIKALEETIQDWNLSERNNKSETPPKFPSGKNIRKYRGAKNGLLLIYPLNPKPNGWEDSPFSVPIIGYAISFPKNDSEIKVTYSVNNVFKEEYEYEAELDVIEI, from the coding sequence ATGAAAGAAGAATATATAGAAAAACGACATAAACTTGCAATGGACTTTGCAGAAATGGCAATTCTTGCAAAAAGAAATGAAGATTTAGAAAAGTTTGAAGAATATTCTAAAAAAGCGATGGAATATGAAAAGCAGGCGGCCATAGAGCTTTTTAGTGAGCAAATTGAACCCACTCGTTCAGTACTATTTAGAAGTGCTGGACATCTGGCACTGGATAATGCAGATTATATCGAAGCACAAAAACTCTATGAATATGCTTTAGAAGGAAATCCACCAACCGAAATTTCGACTGAATTGAGGGAGCTTAAAGTTGAGATTGATAGGATAAAATTGGAGAACGAAAAGTTTACTGAATTTATAATAACACTGTTAAAGGGTAAAAAAATCCCCATCGACCAAACAGATATAGATGATGCTTTCAAGAGAGCCATGCTTGCCTTTAGAAAACAAGATATTAATGAACCACACATCAGAAAGTATATTGAACAGCAGTATACCATTGAATCCGATCCGTACACCATTTTAGATGAAGGGTATTCTCCATGGATTGATAAGTCAACTAAACAGAACTGGAAATATTGGAACAGATACAAACAGTTTTTGCAAAAAGAAGAACAGTATGCGCCTGATACCATAGACAAAATTGACGATATAACAGATGATATCTTAGATCATTTGAAGAACCCTTTGGAAGATGGGTCATGGGATAAAAGAGGAATGGTAGTTGGACACGTACAATCTGGAAAAACCAGTAACTATTTGGCTTTGATAAACAAAGCAGCAGATACGGGTTATAAAATAATCATCGTACTTACTGGAATGTACAATGACTTACGTGCACAAACCCAATTTAGGATAGACAAAGGGTTTCTTGGATTTGATACCCAAGTCGAAAGAAGGCTAGTAGCTTCTAACAAATGGGGGGTGGGTAACTATGACTCAAGCTTGATTCCAACTCCACTTACCTCGAGCGATCTCGATGGAGATTTTCAAAGGAGTCCAGTACCAATTGATGGTATAGGACCCTTTGTTTTTGTAATCAAAAAAAATAAGTCAGTGATGGAAAAACTGATAAGACAGTTAGCCTCTTCAGGGGAATCCATTAGTGATAATAAAAAAGTAATAAGATATTCAGCATTGATAATAGACGATGAAGCTGACAATGCCTCAATTAATGTAAGTAAGGATAGTGTATCCACAATAAATGGTTTAATCCGATCTCTTTTATCTCTGTTTCAAAAAAGTGGCTATGTTGGATATACGGCCACTCCATTTGCTAATATTTTTATTCCAGTTCCAGATAATTTTCAATCAATAGAACCTGGAGTTAATGTAAATCAGCCTGATTTTTTTAGGCAATCAGGAGAAGATTTGTTTCCGAGAGATTTTATTATAAATATTCCCCCACCTTCTAACTACATTGGGCCAAAACAAGTTTTTGGAATTGATACCAACCTCGTCGAAGATCTTGAAGAAGCATATAAACCACTTCCCATAGTAAATGAGGTAAATGATTATGATACCTCAATACCCGACAGACATAAACATTGGGACAGTCTCCCGGAGTTCCTTCCCAATAGTTTGAAATATGCTATTAAATGCTTCATACTTTCATGTGCCATAAGGCGAACCAGAGGACATTTTACAAAACACAATTCCATGTTGGTTCATGTTACCAGATTTGTACGGTGGCAGGATAAAATAGCTTACTTGATTAACGAAGAATTAAAATCTTACCAAAGACAAATAGAATATAAAGAGGGAGATATATTCTCGGAACTTAAGAAAATATGGGAAACAAATTATGCCACAGTAACAGATTCAATTATTCTTGATGAACGTTATGATGACCCTTTCATTAAAAATCATCAATGGTATGAAATCGAATCACAAGTTCACAAAGCGGCATCAAAAATTGAAGTTAGAGCTGTTCATGGTAATAAAAATGAGACGGAACTTAAACATAAAAATATAACCCCACTGGACTATTATGATAATAGAAATAATGGACTTTCCGTTATTGCTGTCGGTGGAAATAAGCTATCTAGAGGACTTACACTGGAAGGGCTTACTATAAGTTATTATTTGCGGGCATCTAAAATGTATGATACATTAATGCAAATGGGGCGCTGGTTTGGTTATCGGCCTGGGTATTTAGATTTGTGTAGGGTTTTTACAAGCAAAGAACTAAAACAGTGGTATCGATTCATTACAATTGCTTCAAACGAATTAAGAGAAGACTTTGAAGAGATGAATAATTTACGGAAATCACCAAGAGAATTTGGTCTTAAAGTACGACAACACCCTGATGTTCTTAAAATTACAGCAACCAACAAATTTCGATACAGTCATAATATGGTCCTTAGCTTTTCTGATAAATTGAGAGAAACTTCTCGTTTTATTCGGGATAGAAATATTATAGAAAATAACTTCAACCATACAGTAGACTTCATTAATAATTTAGGTTATCCAGTGAATAATAACCATCAGCCATATGTCTGGCAATCTGAGAATAACTTCAATCAGGTGATTAACTTCTTAAAAGGGTATATCCGTGAAGAAAATCCTATTGAAAATGAGAAGATTATTGAATACATTGAAAAGCAGGCCTCTAACAACAACTTAACGAACTGGTCAATTTGTTTAGTTTCCACGAAAAAAAATGCTGAGGATGTTCATTTTAAAATAGAAGGAGTACCCGTTCCACTAGGCCTAACTATGCGTACTGACATAGAAAAAGGAGAGGGTAAATACTATATCATGGCCAAAAGTCATATTATTGATCCAAGACATGAATTTGTAGATATACCAGAGGATAGTCCTATTTACATTAAAGCACTAGAAGAAACAATTCAAGACTGGAATTTAAGTGAAAGAAATAATAAAAGCGAAACCCCGCCCAAGTTTCCTTCTGGAAAAAATATTAGAAAATATAGAGGTGCTAAAAATGGATTGCTATTGATATACCCTCTTAATCCAAAACCAAATGGATGGGAAGACTCACCTTTTAGTGTTCCAATTATTGGTTATGCAATTAGTTTTCCTAAGAATGATAGTGAGATAAAAGTAACTTATTCGGTAAACAATGTCTTCAAAGAAGAATATGAATATGAGGCAGAACTTGATGTTATAGAAATTTAG
- a CDS encoding TraG family conjugative transposon ATPase, with the protein MNRINLSAYHPILSIEKHIVFASNGNVVLCYKADLPEIYSLSSTDFEDIHGSWFQAFKSLPTSTVIHKQDIYKKKNRYEADNLPNESFLEKATYRYFKGRECLIHQSYLYFTLPLDKALNASKFMNPFRKVEKGIHKQLDHNVQEFIASVNDAVSFINNSRRVSLIQLNENEILELTNAYFNGFNEGFDTNIQLGKSKIEIGENHFDVLAVNSELCFGDVVQSSKTNDKFTSDDFVFHQGFIDGVGLNLNENHIINQIIYLDDKHKWRKLLDKKIEELSKSSNFGTQNKVIQKKIEAIVAKINEDDSSRIIRGHLNIVFWSPEAKQLNTIVSKIKTEFKELDIVPYYPKGEERKHYFLNSYCCFSSNFSNEDLYVTDLKHALCLYINNSNYKSDEQGIIFNDRQYNVPVLKDVWDEQKKRIKARNFAIFAPTGEGKSFLANNILRQYFEQQVRLVIIDLGGSYSKFAKLYPDDHIILRYEQGKNLGINPFYISNEADLTPERLEDLAIFLLELLAEGNQVSKAKEVAIKKVLLYYYKHIRLNHSLASLYQFIDDKKDSLIEELKIREEHFSVYNFLHILSEYVDDGLYSFLFNVSEDQTYKIEDKRMIVFELDEVKDNKEILSVMLKLIKSAIQRTIWRNRSERGIILFDEFAKQLKFDNVLESVEFYYQAIRKQNGAIGIILQSINQLPNNSTSASILENTQVIYSLRNEKGYEELQKRLNLSSHDLNQLKSIRNNLTGDRKYTEMFIKIGKESNIFRLEVPKEVYAAYLTDGKESEYIMKLYEQHQSMEKAINIFINS; encoded by the coding sequence ATGAATAGAATAAACCTATCCGCATATCATCCTATCCTGAGCATAGAAAAGCATATCGTTTTTGCCAGTAATGGCAATGTGGTATTGTGCTATAAAGCAGACTTACCAGAAATCTATTCCCTATCCTCAACTGATTTTGAGGATATACACGGCTCTTGGTTTCAGGCATTCAAATCCTTGCCAACAAGTACGGTTATCCATAAACAGGATATCTACAAAAAAAAAAATCGCTATGAGGCAGATAATCTCCCAAACGAAAGTTTTTTAGAAAAGGCAACCTATCGATATTTTAAAGGAAGGGAATGCCTAATCCATCAATCCTATTTGTACTTCACGCTGCCTTTGGATAAAGCTTTGAATGCTTCCAAGTTTATGAACCCCTTCCGAAAAGTGGAAAAGGGCATTCACAAACAACTAGACCATAATGTCCAAGAGTTTATTGCTTCGGTAAATGATGCCGTTTCCTTTATCAATAACAGCCGTAGGGTGTCCCTGATACAATTAAATGAGAACGAAATCTTAGAGCTTACTAATGCGTATTTCAATGGGTTTAACGAGGGTTTTGACACTAATATTCAACTTGGAAAGTCTAAAATTGAAATTGGGGAGAACCATTTTGATGTACTGGCAGTAAATAGCGAACTCTGTTTCGGTGATGTGGTACAAAGCAGTAAAACCAATGACAAATTCACTTCGGATGATTTTGTGTTCCATCAGGGTTTTATTGATGGAGTGGGATTGAACCTAAATGAAAACCATATCATCAACCAAATCATTTACCTCGATGACAAACATAAATGGAGAAAACTACTGGACAAGAAAATTGAAGAACTCAGTAAGAGTTCCAACTTCGGAACACAGAACAAAGTCATTCAGAAGAAAATTGAGGCTATTGTTGCTAAAATTAATGAAGACGATAGTTCAAGAATTATACGTGGGCATCTCAACATTGTTTTCTGGTCGCCAGAAGCCAAACAGCTAAATACGATAGTATCAAAAATCAAAACGGAGTTCAAGGAGCTGGACATTGTTCCGTACTATCCGAAAGGGGAAGAACGAAAGCATTACTTCCTTAATTCCTACTGTTGTTTTAGTTCCAATTTCTCTAATGAAGATTTATACGTCACTGATTTAAAACATGCACTGTGTCTGTATATCAACAACAGCAATTATAAGTCTGATGAGCAGGGTATCATTTTCAATGACAGACAATACAATGTTCCAGTTTTAAAAGATGTATGGGATGAACAAAAGAAACGTATCAAAGCCAGAAACTTTGCCATTTTCGCTCCAACAGGAGAAGGTAAATCCTTTTTAGCCAATAATATACTTCGTCAGTATTTCGAGCAGCAAGTCCGATTGGTCATTATCGATTTAGGAGGGTCTTATTCCAAATTTGCCAAGCTCTATCCCGATGACCATATCATCTTACGATATGAGCAGGGAAAGAACCTGGGCATCAATCCTTTTTACATTTCCAATGAGGCAGATTTGACCCCCGAACGACTGGAAGACCTTGCTATTTTCCTATTGGAACTATTGGCTGAAGGTAACCAGGTTTCAAAAGCTAAAGAAGTAGCCATCAAAAAGGTGCTGCTGTATTACTACAAGCATATCCGCTTAAATCACTCACTGGCTTCTTTGTATCAGTTTATAGATGATAAAAAGGATTCACTCATTGAAGAACTCAAAATACGGGAAGAGCATTTTAGTGTATACAATTTCCTGCATATCCTTTCGGAATATGTGGATGATGGACTGTATAGCTTCCTCTTCAATGTGAGTGAAGACCAGACCTATAAGATTGAGGATAAGCGAATGATTGTCTTTGAACTGGATGAAGTGAAGGACAACAAAGAAATCCTTTCTGTAATGCTGAAGCTCATCAAGTCTGCCATCCAGCGTACTATCTGGCGTAACCGTTCCGAAAGAGGTATTATCCTATTTGATGAGTTTGCCAAACAACTGAAGTTTGACAATGTTCTGGAGAGTGTGGAATTCTATTATCAGGCTATTCGAAAACAAAATGGAGCTATCGGCATCATTCTACAATCTATCAATCAATTGCCCAACAATTCCACATCGGCCAGTATTCTGGAGAATACACAAGTCATTTATAGCCTTCGGAATGAAAAAGGGTACGAAGAACTTCAAAAGCGATTGAATCTGTCGAGCCACGATTTAAACCAATTAAAATCTATTCGCAACAACCTTACGGGAGATAGAAAGTACACGGAGATGTTCATCAAGATTGGAAAGGAGAGCAACATCTTTCGTCTCGAAGTACCCAAAGAAGTGTATGCAGCTTACCTGACAGACGGTAAGGAAAGCGAATACATAATGAAACTCTACGAACAACATCAATCGATGGAAAAAGCCATCAACATATTTATTAATTCTTAA
- a CDS encoding ATP-binding protein: MKIDQLKKFEGEEAIPNAKSMIESFRSIGYSLPTAIADIIDNSIAAKAKNIWIDFQWAGPETSLVVTDDGKGMSKSQLVDAMRPGSKNPLLARSQEDLGRFGLGLKTASFSQCRNLTVATKSKKTNKVKYRCWNLNYVAEVNKWKVLKYLSDERLIARLNGLESGTSIIWQNLDRVISINDEYPEEAMNQFLEKIEFIKTHLSMVFHQYIENQKLTIWIKERKINPWDPYLKEEKATKVVEKSIINDEIEVVSYVLPLHSKIDRQVFENASGIKGWNSHQGFYIYRNNRLLLAGDWLGMYKQEEHYKLARIFVNIPNTVDVDNAWQLDIKKSVAMPPPEVKVKLKEIADKVRKEAVEVYRQIGVKRQRNNHKNNILVWTDKKSKGRRFYQINRAHPIIKNFLSNHPSSKAKLNRLFRIIEETVPLPLIVSNETENNDFQTTPFEGKASSDMVKMIIELYETHISVGKTRDEAIDEILRTEPFAHYPELIENI; this comes from the coding sequence GTGAAAATAGATCAGCTTAAGAAATTTGAAGGCGAAGAAGCTATTCCAAATGCGAAATCAATGATTGAAAGTTTTCGTTCTATAGGTTATAGTCTTCCAACGGCCATTGCTGATATCATAGATAATAGTATAGCTGCCAAAGCTAAGAACATTTGGATTGATTTTCAATGGGCGGGACCCGAAACCTCTTTGGTAGTAACAGATGATGGTAAAGGAATGTCAAAATCCCAATTAGTAGATGCAATGAGGCCTGGTTCAAAAAACCCTTTATTGGCTAGGAGCCAAGAGGATCTTGGAAGATTCGGTCTAGGACTTAAAACAGCTTCTTTTTCTCAATGTAGAAATCTTACTGTAGCAACCAAATCAAAAAAAACTAACAAAGTCAAATACAGGTGTTGGAATCTCAATTATGTAGCAGAAGTAAACAAATGGAAAGTTTTAAAGTATCTATCGGATGAAAGGCTTATTGCAAGACTGAACGGTTTAGAGTCGGGAACTTCAATCATTTGGCAAAATTTAGACCGTGTCATTTCTATCAATGATGAGTATCCAGAAGAAGCTATGAATCAATTTCTGGAAAAAATTGAATTCATAAAAACTCACCTCAGCATGGTTTTTCATCAATATATAGAAAACCAAAAATTAACAATTTGGATTAAGGAGAGAAAAATCAATCCATGGGATCCATATTTAAAAGAAGAGAAGGCGACAAAGGTTGTTGAAAAATCTATAATCAATGATGAAATTGAAGTTGTCTCTTACGTATTGCCTCTACATTCCAAAATAGATAGGCAAGTTTTTGAAAATGCCTCTGGAATCAAAGGCTGGAACTCTCATCAGGGTTTCTATATTTATAGGAACAACCGTCTTTTGTTAGCAGGTGATTGGTTGGGCATGTATAAACAAGAAGAACATTATAAACTTGCCAGAATATTTGTTAATATTCCCAATACAGTCGATGTGGACAACGCATGGCAATTGGATATCAAAAAATCAGTGGCTATGCCACCACCAGAGGTCAAAGTTAAGTTAAAAGAAATTGCAGATAAAGTAAGGAAAGAAGCCGTAGAAGTATATCGACAAATTGGCGTGAAGCGGCAAAGAAACAACCATAAGAACAATATCCTCGTTTGGACGGATAAAAAAAGTAAGGGAAGAAGATTTTATCAAATCAATAGAGCTCATCCGATTATAAAAAACTTTCTTTCAAACCACCCGAGTAGCAAAGCAAAATTAAATAGACTATTTCGAATTATCGAGGAAACAGTACCACTTCCTTTAATTGTCTCCAATGAAACTGAAAACAATGATTTCCAGACAACACCATTCGAAGGAAAAGCTAGTTCGGATATGGTCAAAATGATTATTGAATTATATGAAACACATATCTCGGTAGGAAAAACAAGGGATGAGGCGATAGATGAAATATTAAGAACAGAACCCTTTGCACATTATCCAGAACTAATCGAAAATATATGA
- a CDS encoding ATPase, which produces MSNPKPHIIIEGAVQYALGTMRGNQILYDFDKMLVYLDAKGKLIFGNKFKIYKEDRDILYKLCLYFIQDRIACAAFGIDIDKGILLSGPVGCGKTSLIRLLKHLVPHRKPYEVVPTRNIVFGFNHIGYKTIEDYGNTQFFCFDDLGVEPMGRHYGKDCNVMGEILLSRHDLFLSKKIKTHATTNLNAQELEELYGIRVRSRMRQLFNLVAFDRGSRDKRK; this is translated from the coding sequence ATGAGCAATCCAAAACCACATATCATTATTGAAGGTGCTGTCCAGTATGCTTTGGGTACTATGCGAGGCAATCAAATTTTGTATGATTTTGATAAAATGTTGGTTTATCTGGATGCCAAAGGGAAACTAATTTTTGGAAATAAATTTAAAATCTACAAGGAAGACCGAGACATTCTCTACAAACTATGCCTGTACTTTATCCAAGATAGAATTGCTTGTGCAGCATTTGGGATTGATATTGATAAGGGTATTTTACTTTCTGGTCCTGTCGGCTGTGGTAAAACCTCTTTGATTCGCTTATTGAAGCATCTGGTGCCGCACCGAAAGCCTTATGAAGTTGTGCCCACTCGAAACATTGTCTTTGGGTTTAATCATATCGGTTATAAGACCATTGAAGATTATGGCAATACCCAATTTTTCTGTTTTGATGATTTAGGTGTAGAACCTATGGGTAGGCATTACGGTAAAGATTGTAATGTGATGGGGGAAATCCTGCTATCTCGCCATGACCTATTTCTGAGCAAGAAAATTAAAACTCATGCTACAACCAACCTCAATGCCCAGGAATTAGAGGAGCTTTACGGTATTCGTGTTCGTAGCCGCATGCGACAGCTCTTTAATTTGGTAGCTTTTGACAGGGGGAGTAGGGATAAGAGGAAATAA